The genomic interval GCTTTCCCGCCACATCTTCATGAAAATGGGCCTCCAAATTCTTTTTTCCCATCTTCGATACATAAACCCGCTCAGGATTGATGAGCCCCATCATCTCGACCAGGGAGCCGGAATGATCCATCTCCGAGTGATTGGAGATGATGTAGTCGATCTTTTTCGGGTCCACGATTGACGAGATGCGGGATATCAGCTCCTCGACGAACGGCTTTTTCACTGTGTCCACCAGGGTGATCTTATCCGCCATGATCAGGTAGGCGTTATAGGTGGTTCCCCTGTTCGTCGAGTATCCGTGGAAATCCCGGATCTGCCAGTCGATGGCGCCCACCCAGGAGACGGTATCGGTAATCTTGACCGCATTGTATTTCTTATTCATGACAGCTCTTTCCGCCGCTTACAGCGACCGTTTCACATCAGAGAGGAGGGTGATGTGGTGCATCTCTTCGGTGATGATTTTGTCGATCCGCTCCCGTCCCAGGGCGGGGGGGACGATCTCTTTCACGCCCAGGTAATAGACCACAGAATCTTTCTCCAGACCGATGGCGAAATCGATGATCTCGGAAAGCGTCTCCTTACCCGACAGTTTATCGGACGGATCTTCCGCGATCGGGAATACGTACCCCCCTGCGACGGCGCCGAGATACCTGGCGGCGTCTCCCTCCGGGTCGATGAAATCTTCACCCGTCTTTTTTCCCTCTATCTCCCGGATGAATGAGCGGAAGGTCTCTTCATGTGCGTCTTCCATTTCGGCGAGCGCCAAGAGCAGCTCTTTGGATGCGGGGACGTTGATGTATTGTGCCGCCTTCCGATAGAAGCGTGCACCGTTTACCTCGACACGAACCGCGATTTCCATTATTTCCCGCGCGTTGAAGATATCAGACATCGTTTGTCCATCCTTTATACGTGTGTTATCTTAATGCAGATGAGTCCATATAGTAAAATATAGCTCTCGTGTGTGTTTGTCAATAGTACAAAAGTATAATGAATAACAGAAAGGGGATCCCCGAATCAGTATCATCGGGGATTCCCCATTGGTGATGCAGGGATGGCGATATC from Candidatus Zymogenaceae bacterium carries:
- a CDS encoding ferritin family protein produces the protein MSDIFNAREIMEIAVRVEVNGARFYRKAAQYINVPASKELLLALAEMEDAHEETFRSFIREIEGKKTGEDFIDPEGDAARYLGAVAGGYVFPIAEDPSDKLSGKETLSEIIDFAIGLEKDSVVYYLGVKEIVPPALGRERIDKIITEEMHHITLLSDVKRSL